The segment cAATGTTTTTATACCTCTTTTAGTTGTCCACGACTTGTCCCGTGCTCACGGATTTCAGATTTTCCGTCCTTTACGTATTCGATCTTGATATAAGTTACACTAAATTCATCTGCTCCCACAGTTATTTTCTTTACACCATCAAAGCCAACATCGTTGAATTCATTTCCCTTGTCACCACCTAGAGGTCCCATCTTCCCGGTGACAACAGGTTTAGGGCCGCCTTTGCTAGGATCGCTTCCTTGACCACCTTGTGAACCGGTGTCGAAGTAAACTCCGATGGCATCAATAGAATAACCAGCACGTCCATGGAACCCTAAAAGCTTTCTTCCATTTTCATCTTTGAACACGAAATCTTTTCCCTTTTTCTCACCGAATAAGGGAGAGGTAAAACCTTTCGAGGTTGTGAAGTATAGCGATGTGATAAGTGTTGTATCATAGGTGAAAATATGGTTGTAGCTTCCACCAACGGTCATAATGTTATCATTTGGATAATCCACCGAGAactgtattttattttccattagAAACAAACCAATTgaatattatttgtataaacAAAAGTCACAAATGTTTTTATACCTCTTTTAGTTCCCCGCGACTTGTCCCATGCTCACGGATTTCGATTTTCCCGTCCTTTATGTATTCAATCTTGATGTAAGTTACACTGTACTCATCGGTTCCCACTGTTACTTTCTTCACACCATCAAAACCAACATCGTTGAATTCCTTTCCCTTTTCACCACCAAGGGGTCCCATCTTTCCGGGGACAATAGGTATAGGGCTGCCCCCTTCACCGGTGTCGAAGTAAGCTCCGATGGCATTAATAGCATCACCAACACGTCCATGGAGTCCTATAAGCTTTCCTCCATTTTTACTTTGGAACTCGAACTCTGTTCCCTTTGTCTCACCAAATAATGGAGAGGTAAATCCTCTAGAGGTTGTGAAGTACAGCGATGTGATAAGCGTTGTATCATAGGAGTAGATATGTTTGTAGCTTCCACCAAAGGACGTGATATTATCTTTTGGATAATCCACTGAAAACTGTATTTTTTTCGATTAAAAACAAATGAATTTGTAGCGAACCAATTGAATATTATTTAACGAAAGCTACCAGAAATATCTTTTTACCTCTTTTAGTTCTCCACGAGCTTTCCCATGCTCACGAACTTCAACTTTTCCATCCTTTACGTATTCGATCTTGATGTAAGTTACGCTGTATTCATCGGCTCCCACTGTTATTTTCTTCACACCTTCGAAACCAACATCGTTGAATTCCTTTCCACTGTCACCACCAAGTGGTCCCATCTTTTCGGGGGCAACATGTTTAGAACCGCTTCCGTCTTTGTCAGTTTCGGAGCCATCAGGTTTATAATTGCCTCCGTCTTCACTGGTTCCAGGGCCAACAGGTTTTTGACCGCCTCCTGCGTCACCGGTTCCAGGGCCACCAGGTTTAGAACCGCCTCCATCGACGCCGGTTCCAGGACCAACAGGTTTTGGACGACCTCCATCGTCGCCGGTTCCAGGACCAACAGGTTTTGGTTTTATGCTACCAGGGGGAGGAATGGGAGCAAAGTGAACTTTGATGGAGTTGAGTGCAATTCCGGTGTTTCCTAGAAATCCGGCGATTTGGTTACCTGTCGGTGCGTCAGTGGAAAAGTAGTTTCGTGTTAGGTTTCCATAAGGCCCATAGGTCTTCTTGTTCGTCTTAAACATTAACGCCGTTATAAACTCTCCTGCAACAGTCGTTTTGTAGTAACCAGACACATGCGTTATGTACTCGTCCGGGCTCAGTGTGAACtgccaaacaaaaaaaaattgtaagagCACCTACAACAATTAAGTATCAAGAGGAGTTCTAAGCATctaagaaaaagaacaaaataagaaaattaagagCATGTTTATAGGCATATCTTAGGCCTTATCTTAGtattaaatatcattaaaagaattaaaataaagGAAGAAGCAAGATAACATGTCTCTTAAGTAAGATGTTTTTAACATATATCTTAGTGACATGTGTCACTATGTTATTgaagatgtttaatttaataaataaattttatctttttaaaaaaattgtttaatttacatttaatatctTTAAGTGTTAAGAACTTTAATCAAAGAAACTACctataaatgataataattaaatgtatCTTAATAATGTATCTTAGCTttttaatgata is part of the Raphanus sativus cultivar WK10039 chromosome 5, ASM80110v3, whole genome shotgun sequence genome and harbors:
- the LOC108837721 gene encoding myrosinase-binding protein 2-like, producing the protein MSWDDGTHAKVNRVQLTFDDAIRSIEVEYEGTNLQPQRRGTIGTNSDGFTLSPDEYITHVSGYYKTTVAGEFITALMFKTNKKTYGPYGNLTRNYFSTDAPTGNQIAGFLGNTGIALNSIKVHFAPIPPPGSIKPKPVGPGTGDDGGRPKPVGPGTGVDGGGSKPGGPGTGDAGGGQKPVGPGTSEDGGNYKPDGSETDKDGSGSKHVAPEKMGPLGGDSGKEFNDVGFEGVKKITVGADEYSVTYIKIEYVKDGKVEVREHGKARGELKEFSVDYPKDNITSFGGSYKHIYSYDTTLITSLYFTTSRGFTSPLFGETKGTEFEFQSKNGGKLIGLHGRVGDAINAIGAYFDTGEGGSPIPIVPGKMGPLGGEKGKEFNDVGFDGVKKVTVGTDEYSVTYIKIEYIKDGKIEIREHGTSRGELKEFSVDYPNDNIMTVGGSYNHIFTYDTTLITSLYFTTSKGFTSPLFGEKKGKDFVFKDENGRKLLGFHGRAGYSIDAIGVYFDTGSQGGQGSDPSKGGPKPVVTGKMGPLGGDKGNEFNDVGFDGVKKITVGADEFSVTYIKIEYVKDGKSEIREHGTSRGQLKEFSVDYPNDNITTVGGSYNHIFTYDTTLITSLYFTTSKGFTSSLFGEKKGKDFVFKDENGRKLLGFHGRAGYSIDAIGAYFDNGSQGGQGGDPSKGGKMGPLGGDKGNEFNDVGFDGVKKITVGADEFSVTYIKIEYVKDGKSEIREHGTSRGQLKEV